The Blautia obeum ATCC 29174 region GGACTGGCTGATCACAATAACAAGCGCGTTCTTATTCAATGCCATCGGTCTGTAACGGAATTCCGACGCCAGTTCCACTCTCACCGGAATCCGCGCCATATCCTCCAGGACATATTGTGCAGCCATACCTACATGCCATGCTGATCCACAGGCCACAATATAGATCTGCTCAAAACTCAGGATTTCTTCCTTCGTTAATTCCAGCCCTGAAAAGTCAATGGCTCCATCTTTAATAACAGAATTCAGAGTATCCTGAATAGCCTTAGGCTGCTCATGGATCTCTTTCATCATAAAATGCTCAAAGCCTGCCTTTTCGGCAGCTTCCGCATCCCATTTGATCTGAGTCGTCTGTTTCTCGATCTCTTCACCATTAAGATTGTAGAAATGCGCCTCGCCTGGTGTCAGTCTGGCAAACTCCAGATTTCCAATATAATAAACCTGTCTGGTGTATTTGAGGATTGCCGGCACATCCGAAGCCACATAAGTCTCACCGTCTGCAATACCAATGATCATTGGACTGTCTTTTCGAGCCACCCAGATCTCACCCGGATAATCCCTGAACATCAGCTCCAGCGCATAAGAACCACGGACACGCACCATTGTCTTTGCGATTGCATCCACCGGACCAAGATTATACTTTCTGTAATAATAATCCACCAGCTTAATCACAACTTCCGTATCTGTCTCACTATAAAAAGTATAGCCATGCTTTAACAGCTTATCTTTCAGCTCCGCATAATTCTCAATGATTCCATTATGTACTCCAACCACTTCGGATTCTACCTCACCAGAACCAGAACGCGTACAATTACCTGAAACATGCGGATGTGCATTGATCTGACTTGGCTCACCATGCGTTGCCCAGCGTGTATGCCCAATTCCACAGGTACCACGCAGAGCTCTACCCTCATCCGTTTTTTCAGCCAGATTTCCAAGACGTCCCTTTGCCTTTACAACCTCCGCCAGCTTATCACCATCACGAACAGCGATTCCTGCTGAGTCATATCCTCGGTACTCTAATTTAGACAGACCGCTTAATAAAATAGGTGCTGCCTGCTGTGTTCCAGTAAAACCAACTATTCCACACATAAAAACTGTATTCTCCTTTATTTGAGAATATCTTTATTAATATTCTCCCCTTATTAC contains the following coding sequences:
- the glmS gene encoding glutamine--fructose-6-phosphate transaminase (isomerizing); translated protein: MCGIVGFTGTQQAAPILLSGLSKLEYRGYDSAGIAVRDGDKLAEVVKAKGRLGNLAEKTDEGRALRGTCGIGHTRWATHGEPSQINAHPHVSGNCTRSGSGEVESEVVGVHNGIIENYAELKDKLLKHGYTFYSETDTEVVIKLVDYYYRKYNLGPVDAIAKTMVRVRGSYALELMFRDYPGEIWVARKDSPMIIGIADGETYVASDVPAILKYTRQVYYIGNLEFARLTPGEAHFYNLNGEEIEKQTTQIKWDAEAAEKAGFEHFMMKEIHEQPKAIQDTLNSVIKDGAIDFSGLELTKEEILSFEQIYIVACGSAWHVGMAAQYVLEDMARIPVRVELASEFRYRPMALNKNALVIVISQSGETADTLAALRLAKEKGLTTLAIVNVVGSSIAREADKVFYTLAGPEISVATTKAYSAQLAAMYCIAVEFALVRGKITEEQYAYYISELLTIAPKINKILEDKERLQWFAAKYAGAHDVFFVGRGIDYAVSLEGSLKLKEISYIHSEAYAAGELKHGTISLIEPGTLVIGVLTQSKLYEKTMSNMVECRSRGAYLLGLTTYGKYEIEETVDFAVYVPRIDEYFAGSLAVVPLQLLGYYVSVAKGLDVDKPRNLAKSVTVE